One genomic region from Cellulomonas hominis encodes:
- a CDS encoding Na+/H+ antiporter subunit A gives MLQLLAVHLLAALVAPALVAWIGRKAFWVLALAPASATVWALSLTGRVMDGDGPTQTVEWIPGLGLDLSFRLDTLSWLMTLLVGGVGAVVLVYCSAYFKAHASGLGRFSGVLVAFAGAMLGLVTADDTLLLFVFWELTTVFSYLLIGHYHERKASRRAAMQAIVVTTAGGLTMLVGVILLGEAAGTYRLSETLADPPHGGMVTAAVVCLLVGAASKSALIPLHFWLPAAMAAPTPVSAYLHAAAMVKAGVYLVARFAPAYSELPAWRTIVVVLGCGTLLLGGYRALRQHDLKLVLAFGTVSQLGLIILLVGYGTKATALAGLALIGAHAMFKAALFLVVGVVDAATGTRDLRRLSGVGRALPLTAAAGGLATLSMIGAPPFAGYVAKEAALEALGHDGDPLGVVVLVAVAVGSALTVAYGLRLWWGAFASKPVLSPAAVRALAAARDAKDPSRDVKEPVDHSAHPDDERAVPAPVGRPSLVLVWPAMLLAVLGLAVALLPGLGEELLAPQADAYPAGEPGHLLLWGGFTPTLAITAVVLLTGVLLFVARGPVELAQAAVPHVPEADRLYRRFMRRLDDVAADVTAFTQRGSLPVYLGGILVVFVVTVGVPLVAWNGMPAETRVWDRPAQAVVGAFVVVAAVLVARARRRLKAVILLGVSGYGVAALFLLHGAPDLALTQVLVETVTLVVFVLVMRRLPPYFSDRPLVGSRWVRLGIGLAFGLTVGGLALVVPGARVHAPVSVDFAEEAYSYGGGKNIVNVTLVDIRAWDTMGEISVLLVAATGVASLVFLRRRSGAIFRAGDAPESRQVWGGGEDPMAAVRRPVAERPSYRSREWLRAGRTLAPRRRSVVFEVVVRLLFHTMIVYSLFLLFSGHNAPGGGFAAGLVTGIALIVRYLAGGRYELGEAAPVQPGLLLGSGLFLSAGVGLGALIFGGSVLQSWIIDIAIPFIGPTKVVTSLFFDVGVYLVVVGLVLDILRSLGAEIDQRAERSSIRDHVEGPTG, from the coding sequence CGGTCGTGCTGGTCTACTGCTCGGCGTACTTCAAGGCGCACGCGAGCGGGCTCGGCCGGTTCAGCGGCGTGCTGGTCGCGTTCGCCGGGGCGATGCTCGGCCTGGTCACCGCCGACGACACCCTGCTGCTGTTCGTGTTCTGGGAGCTGACCACGGTCTTCTCCTACCTGCTCATCGGGCACTACCACGAGCGCAAGGCCAGCCGCCGGGCGGCGATGCAGGCGATCGTCGTCACGACGGCCGGCGGCCTGACGATGCTGGTCGGGGTGATCCTGCTCGGCGAGGCCGCGGGCACGTACCGGCTGTCGGAGACGCTCGCGGACCCGCCGCACGGCGGCATGGTCACCGCGGCCGTGGTCTGCCTGCTGGTCGGCGCGGCCTCCAAGTCCGCGCTGATCCCGCTGCACTTCTGGCTCCCCGCGGCGATGGCCGCGCCGACCCCGGTCAGCGCGTACCTGCACGCCGCCGCGATGGTGAAGGCCGGCGTCTACCTGGTCGCGCGGTTCGCCCCGGCGTACTCGGAGCTCCCCGCCTGGCGGACGATCGTCGTCGTGCTCGGCTGCGGCACGCTGCTGCTCGGCGGCTACCGGGCGCTGCGGCAGCACGACCTCAAGCTCGTCCTCGCGTTCGGCACGGTGAGCCAGCTCGGGCTGATCATCCTGCTCGTCGGGTACGGCACGAAGGCGACCGCGCTCGCGGGCCTCGCGCTGATCGGCGCGCACGCGATGTTCAAGGCCGCCCTGTTCCTCGTGGTCGGCGTGGTGGACGCCGCGACCGGCACCCGCGACCTGCGCCGGCTGTCCGGCGTCGGCCGCGCGCTGCCCCTGACCGCCGCCGCGGGCGGGCTCGCGACGCTGTCGATGATCGGCGCGCCGCCGTTCGCCGGGTACGTCGCCAAGGAGGCCGCGCTGGAGGCGCTGGGCCACGACGGCGACCCGCTCGGCGTCGTCGTCCTGGTCGCGGTCGCGGTCGGCTCGGCGCTCACCGTGGCGTACGGCCTGCGGCTGTGGTGGGGCGCGTTCGCCAGCAAGCCGGTGCTGTCGCCCGCGGCCGTGCGCGCCCTCGCTGCCGCCCGCGACGCCAAGGACCCGTCGCGGGACGTCAAGGAGCCGGTCGACCACTCCGCGCACCCCGACGACGAGCGCGCCGTGCCGGCCCCGGTCGGGCGCCCGTCGCTCGTGCTCGTCTGGCCCGCGATGCTGCTCGCCGTGCTCGGCCTGGCCGTGGCGCTGCTGCCGGGTCTCGGCGAGGAGCTGCTCGCCCCGCAGGCTGACGCGTACCCGGCCGGCGAGCCCGGCCACCTCCTGCTCTGGGGCGGCTTCACCCCGACGCTGGCGATCACCGCCGTCGTGCTGCTCACCGGCGTGCTGCTGTTCGTCGCCCGCGGCCCCGTCGAGCTCGCGCAGGCCGCGGTGCCGCACGTGCCCGAGGCGGACCGGCTGTACCGCCGCTTCATGCGCCGGCTCGACGACGTGGCCGCCGACGTCACCGCGTTCACCCAGCGCGGATCTCTGCCGGTGTACCTCGGCGGGATCCTGGTGGTGTTCGTCGTCACCGTCGGCGTCCCGCTGGTCGCCTGGAACGGGATGCCGGCCGAGACCCGCGTCTGGGACCGCCCGGCGCAGGCCGTGGTCGGGGCGTTCGTCGTGGTCGCCGCCGTCCTGGTCGCCCGCGCCCGCCGCCGGCTGAAGGCGGTCATCCTGCTCGGCGTCTCCGGCTACGGCGTCGCGGCCCTGTTCCTGCTGCACGGCGCCCCGGACCTCGCGCTGACGCAGGTGCTGGTCGAGACCGTCACCCTCGTGGTGTTCGTGCTGGTGATGCGGCGCCTGCCCCCGTACTTCTCCGACCGGCCGCTGGTCGGGTCCCGGTGGGTGCGCCTCGGCATCGGCCTGGCGTTCGGCCTCACCGTCGGCGGGCTGGCGCTCGTGGTGCCCGGCGCGCGGGTGCACGCGCCGGTCTCCGTGGACTTCGCGGAGGAGGCGTACTCCTACGGCGGCGGCAAGAACATCGTCAACGTGACGCTGGTGGACATCCGCGCCTGGGACACGATGGGCGAGATCTCCGTGCTGCTGGTGGCCGCGACCGGGGTCGCCTCGCTCGTGTTCCTCCGCAGGCGGTCCGGGGCGATCTTCCGCGCCGGCGACGCCCCCGAGTCCCGGCAGGTGTGGGGCGGCGGCGAGGACCCGATGGCCGCGGTGCGCCGGCCGGTCGCCGAGCGGCCGTCCTACCGGTCCCGCGAGTGGCTGCGCGCCGGACGGACCCTGGCGCCGCGCCGCCGGTCCGTGGTGTTCGAGGTCGTGGTCCGGCTGCTGTTCCACACGATGATCGTGTACTCGCTGTTCTTGCTGTTCTCCGGGCACAACGCCCCCGGCGGTGGGTTCGCGGCGGGCCTGGTCACCGGCATCGCGCTGATCGTGCGGTACCTGGCCGGCGGCCGGTACGAGCTCGGCGAGGCGGCCCCCGTGCAGCCCGGTCTGCTGCTGGGCAGCGGCCTGTTCCTGTCGGCGGGCGTGGGCCTCGGCGCGCTGATCTTCGGCGGCTCCGTGCTGCAGTCCTGGATCATCGACATCGCGATCCCCTTCATTGGCCCGACGAAGGTCGTGACGTCGTTGTTCTTCGACGTCGGCGTATACCTCGTGGTCGTCGGCCTAGTGCTCGACATCCTGCGCAGCCTCGGCGCCGAGATCGACCAACGCGCCGAGCGGTCCAGTATCCGCGATCACGTGGAAGGACCTACCGGGTAG
- a CDS encoding C40 family peptidase, whose amino-acid sequence MPARPFTRARHRAVGRTRTPWTDAQAAAASGLSSAGRRTGVAVATSGMVVSLVATPASATMPSHHESRIAPLDTARLTSAARAAIESTPVVATPAEATWTFDNPVATAVTPPPTPEPEPEPERAPAATRSTARDEASVPSPQIGAPAPSSANGSAIVEAASSLVGVPYVWGGTTPSGFDCSGFTSYVYAQVGMKLPRTSAAQRYAGVEVPRDQAQPGDLIWSPGHISIFAGGNLQVDAPVPGKAVQIREIWQSSPVFIRVG is encoded by the coding sequence ATGCCCGCACGCCCCTTCACCCGAGCGCGCCACCGCGCGGTCGGGCGCACCCGAACCCCCTGGACCGACGCACAGGCCGCGGCCGCCTCCGGTCTGTCCTCCGCTGGGCGGCGCACCGGAGTCGCCGTCGCGACGTCAGGCATGGTCGTCTCGCTGGTGGCAACCCCGGCGTCCGCGACGATGCCCTCCCACCACGAGAGCCGGATCGCGCCGCTGGACACTGCACGACTTACGTCGGCGGCCAGAGCGGCGATCGAGTCCACGCCGGTCGTCGCAACGCCGGCCGAGGCCACCTGGACGTTCGACAATCCGGTTGCCACGGCGGTGACGCCACCGCCGACCCCCGAGCCGGAGCCGGAACCTGAGCGAGCCCCGGCTGCGACGCGCAGCACGGCTCGGGACGAGGCGTCTGTCCCATCGCCCCAGATCGGGGCGCCCGCGCCGTCCAGCGCGAATGGCAGCGCGATCGTCGAGGCGGCATCGAGCCTCGTGGGCGTGCCCTACGTGTGGGGCGGAACCACACCGAGCGGCTTCGACTGCTCGGGATTCACGTCCTACGTGTACGCGCAGGTCGGGATGAAGCTGCCGCGCACGTCGGCGGCTCAGCGCTACGCAGGGGTTGAGGTGCCGCGGGACCAGGCCCAGCCAGGGGACCTCATCTGGTCGCCGGGACACATCTCGATCTTCGCCGGGGGCAACCTGCAGGTCGATGCCCCGGTGCCGGGCAAGGCGGTGCAGATCCGGGAGATCTGGCAGTCGTCTCCGGTGTTCATCCGCGTGGGGTAA
- a CDS encoding multicopper oxidase family protein — protein MGAAAFAVARALDPAAHVAVQKSITLPEVDRYDITQATMQGIADLDITTAEMEVGGRTIERYLYADSASEDVHGAGVPIVVDVGQRLQIDVRNSTDTATNIHWHGMSVPNDQDGPGILIEPGQEHRYEFTAARAGTYWYHSHERPVRDQVDRGMYAPFIVREPADARYDLDQVLVLDDWVVDRTTGHMEVVGDVDTVNGRTGDDIEPISITAGQIAKLRLVNASTAKTQNLTFPLDVRVTHTDGAPLVEPYSTRRLSIAPGERYDVELAPVGDLSSGLSITNERDNGMTIPVHYTASDAPAAVSPFIPPAPSALAPDLVSREPDIEMVLADAMAMSGGMGMAWTINGDVFPDAETFDVQVGRTYVVRFRNAGRHRMDHPMHVHGAHFRVLSTDGRPLEREVWKDTVTVPPDSYVDVAVTFDQPGTWMVHCHILDHEDAGMMTSITAT, from the coding sequence GTGGGTGCTGCCGCGTTCGCGGTCGCGCGTGCGCTGGATCCCGCCGCGCACGTCGCGGTCCAGAAGAGCATCACGCTTCCCGAGGTGGACCGGTACGACATCACCCAGGCGACCATGCAGGGGATCGCCGACCTCGACATCACAACAGCGGAGATGGAGGTGGGCGGTCGGACCATCGAGCGGTATCTCTACGCCGACTCCGCAAGCGAGGACGTGCACGGCGCTGGCGTGCCGATCGTCGTCGACGTGGGCCAGCGGCTGCAGATCGACGTCAGGAACTCCACCGACACCGCGACCAACATCCACTGGCACGGGATGAGCGTGCCGAACGACCAGGACGGTCCAGGCATCCTCATCGAACCTGGACAGGAGCATCGGTACGAGTTCACCGCAGCCCGCGCAGGAACGTACTGGTACCACTCGCACGAACGCCCCGTGCGCGACCAGGTCGATCGCGGCATGTATGCACCGTTCATCGTCCGCGAACCCGCGGACGCGCGCTACGACCTCGACCAGGTCCTCGTGCTGGACGACTGGGTCGTGGATCGGACTACCGGTCACATGGAGGTCGTCGGCGACGTCGACACCGTCAATGGTCGCACCGGCGACGACATCGAGCCGATCAGCATCACCGCCGGGCAGATCGCGAAGCTCCGGCTGGTGAACGCCTCGACCGCCAAGACCCAGAACCTGACGTTCCCGCTCGACGTGCGCGTCACCCACACCGACGGCGCACCCCTCGTCGAGCCCTACAGCACCCGCCGGCTCAGCATCGCCCCGGGCGAGCGCTACGACGTCGAGCTCGCCCCGGTCGGCGACCTGAGCTCGGGCTTGTCGATCACCAACGAGCGCGACAACGGAATGACCATCCCCGTCCACTACACCGCCTCGGATGCCCCCGCGGCTGTCTCGCCCTTCATCCCTCCCGCACCCAGCGCCCTCGCCCCCGACCTGGTGAGCCGCGAACCGGACATCGAGATGGTGCTCGCCGACGCGATGGCGATGTCCGGCGGCATGGGAATGGCCTGGACCATCAACGGCGACGTCTTCCCCGATGCCGAGACGTTCGACGTGCAGGTCGGTCGCACCTACGTCGTCCGCTTCCGCAACGCCGGGCGGCACCGGATGGACCACCCGATGCACGTGCACGGTGCGCACTTCCGGGTGCTGTCCACCGATGGACGGCCCCTCGAGCGGGAAGTGTGGAAGGACACCGTGACGGTGCCACCGGACAGCTACGTGGACGTCGCCGTGACCTTCGACCAGCCCGGGACCTGGATGGTCCACTGCCACATCCTGGATCACGAGGACGCCGGGATGATGACCAGCATCACGGCGACGTGA
- a CDS encoding DUF2752 domain-containing protein gives MRQSDRRPQWRRVDTPPASRSWITVSLDERDRWPALAPVAALGLVAAGLMARLGLPPVDLHGPLHRWWSVMDPLCGGTRSVRLAAMGDFAEAWRYNPLGPILVTGAVLVVLRWCAGSATSRWLGLDLTDRRPVRVAARLLVTLLAALLAVRQQLNVELLR, from the coding sequence GTGAGACAGAGTGACCGGCGGCCGCAGTGGCGCCGCGTTGACACCCCGCCGGCATCGCGCTCGTGGATCACTGTCAGCCTCGACGAGCGAGACAGGTGGCCGGCGCTGGCCCCCGTCGCGGCGCTCGGCCTGGTGGCCGCAGGACTGATGGCCCGACTGGGTCTGCCGCCGGTCGACCTGCACGGGCCGTTGCACCGCTGGTGGTCGGTCATGGATCCCTTGTGCGGCGGGACGCGATCCGTGCGGCTCGCCGCGATGGGTGACTTCGCAGAGGCATGGCGATACAACCCTCTCGGCCCGATCCTGGTGACCGGAGCTGTGCTGGTTGTGCTGCGGTGGTGCGCCGGCAGCGCGACCAGCAGATGGCTCGGGCTCGACCTCACCGACCGCCGACCCGTGCGCGTTGCTGCCCGGCTCCTCGTGACACTGCTGGCCGCTCTGCTCGCGGTCCGCCAGCAGCTCAACGTCGAGCTCCTGCGGTAG
- a CDS encoding Mu transposase domain-containing protein, protein MAFARVRAGTERWTLVRSHYGLDAFYCQPGIEGAHEKVGLEGQVGWYRRNHFVPVPKVASLAEPNAMVDAWDVSDDARRIGGRARSVGELFAIKAPLLAPLPDQEFETGRWSHQRGDRHAQVNVRTNRYSGPVRFAGRKISILPRASDLTIYDGRTQIARHERLPDKLESRLDLDHDLEALIRKPGALPARPRWTRASGRFTPVHDASWDAARKAHGDADGTRALIDVLLLHRHIAHQHVVAGLAAALEVGALTNADAVALGARKAEDGRRAATPSAMPDRAELARQVAHFLTERRLRTRLPTTRARCQTSASTTTCYPAGAGTPGRRAAERIPEGLRWR, encoded by the coding sequence TTGGCTTTTGCTCGCGTTCGGGCAGGGACCGAGCGGTGGACGCTGGTCCGCTCCCACTATGGTCTGGACGCGTTCTACTGCCAGCCCGGGATCGAGGGCGCGCACGAGAAGGTCGGGCTCGAGGGGCAGGTGGGCTGGTACCGCCGCAACCACTTCGTCCCCGTCCCGAAGGTCGCCTCGCTGGCGGAGCCCAACGCGATGGTTGATGCCTGGGACGTGTCCGACGATGCCCGCAGGATCGGTGGGCGTGCCCGGAGCGTCGGTGAGCTGTTCGCGATCAAGGCCCCGCTTCTGGCACCGCTGCCGGACCAGGAGTTCGAAACCGGCCGGTGGTCTCACCAGCGCGGTGACCGGCATGCCCAGGTCAACGTGCGCACGAACCGGTACTCGGGGCCGGTGCGGTTCGCCGGGCGGAAGATCTCGATCCTGCCGCGCGCCTCGGACCTGACGATCTACGACGGCCGCACCCAGATCGCCCGGCACGAACGCCTCCCTGACAAGCTGGAGTCCCGACTCGACCTGGACCACGACCTTGAAGCGCTGATCCGCAAGCCTGGCGCCCTACCGGCGCGACCGCGTTGGACACGCGCCAGCGGCAGGTTCACACCCGTGCATGACGCCTCGTGGGACGCCGCCCGCAAGGCTCACGGAGACGCCGACGGCACCCGTGCCCTGATCGACGTCCTGCTCCTGCACCGGCACATCGCTCATCAGCACGTCGTGGCCGGACTGGCCGCCGCCCTGGAGGTCGGTGCGCTGACCAACGCGGACGCGGTCGCGCTCGGGGCGCGTAAGGCGGAAGACGGCCGCCGCGCAGCGACGCCCAGCGCGATGCCGGACCGGGCGGAGCTGGCCCGGCAGGTCGCCCACTTCCTGACGGAGCGGCGGCTGCGTACCCGCCTGCCCACGACACGCGCTCGCTGCCAGACATCAGCGAGTACGACGACCTGCTACCCAGCCGGCGCCGGCACGCCCGGCCGGCGAGCGGCTGAACGGATCCCGGAGGGGCTCAGGTGGAGATGA
- a CDS encoding ATP-binding protein encodes MTTQTSATGSDRVPRRRGLTEEATDAAIDQACRMMRLPTTRGVFEANADAAAREQMTYRGFLAELLLAECDDRARRRSERRIKAAAFPRIKTLREFDFDANPNVDPRTSNALAKCDWVRRGHPLCLIGDSGTGKSHLLIALGTEVAMAGFRVKYTLATKLANALAEAADEMVLTKTFSGPGRAGRPRSRPPRRRTPSRRWPAPLLVLR; translated from the coding sequence ATGACGACGCAGACCTCGGCGACGGGCAGTGACCGGGTGCCGCGACGGCGAGGCTTGACCGAGGAGGCCACCGACGCCGCCATCGACCAGGCTTGCCGCATGATGCGCCTGCCCACGACCCGGGGCGTGTTCGAGGCGAACGCGGATGCTGCCGCCCGCGAGCAGATGACCTACCGCGGGTTCCTCGCCGAACTCCTCCTGGCGGAGTGCGACGACCGCGCCCGCCGACGATCCGAGCGCCGCATCAAGGCCGCCGCGTTCCCGCGCATCAAGACGCTGCGCGAGTTCGACTTCGACGCGAACCCGAATGTCGACCCCAGGACCAGCAACGCGCTCGCCAAGTGCGACTGGGTTCGCCGCGGCCACCCGCTGTGCCTGATCGGCGATTCCGGAACGGGCAAGTCCCACCTGCTCATCGCGCTCGGCACCGAGGTCGCGATGGCCGGGTTCCGGGTCAAATACACCCTGGCGACGAAACTCGCCAACGCGCTCGCCGAGGCCGCCGACGAGATGGTCCTGACCAAGACCTTCAGCGGCCCAGGTCGAGCTGGGCGGCCACGGTCCCGGCCGCCGCGGCGGCGAACACCGTCACGGCGATGGCCCGCGCCGCTGCTGGTGTTGCGGTGA
- a CDS encoding heavy metal translocating P-type ATPase: protein MNDACGCSGEVEASAEDEAVAWWRVREIQAAALAAVILGAGWLVSLTTAPHWVGLVLEAGALVVAATTFVPGTVRRLARGKIGVGTLMTIAAVGAVILGQVEEAAMLAILYSISEGLEEYSLARTRRGLRALMDLVPTEATVVRGGEHVALDPADLVVGDVLLVRPGERVATDGVIRTGTTALDVSALTGESVPVEAGPGATVLAGSINGAGVVEVEVTTRAEDNSLARIVHIVEAEQARKGPGQRLADVIAAKLVPGILIAATLIAVIGSLAGDPAVWIQRALVVLVAASPCALAISVPVTVVAAVGAASKNGVLVKGGAALEGLGKIRALALDKTGTLTANNPAVVDAVAAPGRSRDELLALAAGLEARSEHPLARAILAATGARPEVGDVVAHPGAGLTGTHRGREVRLGRPGWIDPGHMVGEVTAIQGRGATAVMVEDDGALLGVIGVRDELRPEAGAVVHTLTRAGYTVAMLTGDNERTATALAAEAGITEVHADLRPEDKASIVRQIAETRPVAMVGDGVNDAPALATADVGIAMGAMGTDVAIETADVALMGNDLFHLPQVLAHARRTRTIMWQNVAFSLALIGVLIPLALFGALGLAAVVLVHEVAEVFVIANGVRAGRYQPISAREHAPAPSLATAAP from the coding sequence GTGAACGACGCGTGCGGCTGCTCGGGCGAGGTCGAGGCCAGCGCGGAGGACGAGGCCGTGGCCTGGTGGCGGGTCAGGGAGATCCAGGCCGCCGCCCTGGCCGCGGTGATCTTGGGTGCGGGCTGGTTGGTCTCGCTTACGACCGCACCGCACTGGGTGGGCCTCGTTCTGGAGGCGGGGGCGCTGGTGGTCGCAGCGACTACGTTCGTTCCGGGGACGGTCCGGCGCCTGGCCAGGGGAAAGATTGGTGTCGGGACGCTGATGACGATCGCCGCGGTGGGTGCGGTGATCCTGGGGCAGGTCGAAGAGGCGGCGATGCTCGCGATCCTCTACTCGATCTCCGAAGGGCTCGAGGAGTACTCCCTGGCCCGCACCCGCCGGGGTCTTCGCGCGCTGATGGACCTGGTCCCCACCGAGGCGACCGTGGTGCGCGGCGGCGAGCACGTCGCGCTCGACCCGGCCGACCTGGTGGTCGGTGACGTGCTGCTGGTGCGCCCCGGAGAGCGGGTCGCGACCGACGGGGTGATCCGTACGGGCACGACCGCCCTGGACGTGTCGGCGTTGACGGGCGAGTCTGTCCCGGTCGAGGCCGGCCCCGGCGCGACGGTGCTGGCCGGGTCGATCAACGGCGCCGGCGTCGTCGAGGTAGAGGTCACCACGCGGGCCGAGGACAACTCGTTGGCCCGGATCGTGCACATCGTCGAGGCCGAGCAGGCCCGCAAGGGCCCAGGACAACGCCTCGCCGATGTGATCGCGGCCAAGCTCGTGCCGGGCATCTTGATCGCCGCGACACTCATCGCTGTCATCGGGTCCCTGGCCGGCGACCCGGCGGTGTGGATCCAGCGGGCCCTGGTCGTGCTCGTGGCCGCGTCCCCCTGTGCGCTGGCGATCTCGGTGCCGGTGACCGTGGTCGCCGCGGTCGGTGCGGCATCGAAGAACGGTGTCCTGGTCAAGGGCGGTGCCGCGCTCGAGGGGCTCGGCAAGATCCGGGCTCTCGCGTTGGACAAGACCGGCACCCTGACGGCGAACAACCCGGCCGTCGTCGACGCCGTCGCGGCCCCTGGCCGTTCCCGTGACGAGCTGCTGGCTCTCGCCGCCGGGCTCGAGGCACGCTCGGAGCACCCCCTGGCCCGCGCGATCCTCGCCGCCACGGGGGCCCGTCCCGAGGTCGGCGACGTGGTCGCCCACCCGGGCGCCGGGCTCACCGGCACCCACCGCGGCCGCGAGGTCCGCCTCGGACGCCCGGGATGGATCGACCCCGGCCACATGGTCGGCGAGGTCACCGCGATCCAAGGTCGGGGGGCGACCGCTGTCATGGTGGAGGACGACGGCGCGCTGCTCGGTGTAATCGGGGTCCGTGACGAGCTACGCCCCGAAGCGGGCGCGGTCGTGCACACCCTGACCCGTGCGGGGTACACGGTCGCGATGCTCACCGGCGACAACGAGCGCACCGCCACCGCCCTGGCGGCCGAGGCCGGCATCACCGAGGTGCACGCAGACCTGCGCCCCGAGGACAAGGCGTCGATCGTCCGGCAGATCGCCGAGACCCGCCCTGTCGCGATGGTCGGTGACGGCGTCAACGACGCCCCCGCCCTGGCCACCGCGGACGTCGGGATCGCGATGGGCGCCATGGGCACCGACGTCGCGATCGAGACCGCCGACGTCGCACTCATGGGCAACGACCTGTTCCACCTGCCTCAGGTCCTGGCCCACGCCCGACGCACCCGGACCATCATGTGGCAGAACGTCGCCTTCTCCCTGGCCCTGATCGGTGTGCTGATCCCGCTGGCCCTGTTCGGGGCGCTCGGGCTGGCCGCGGTGGTCCTCGTCCACGAGGTCGCCGAGGTCTTCGTCATCGCCAATGGTGTGCGCGCCGGCCGCTACCAACCGATCTCCGCCCGCGAACACGCGCCGGCTCCGTCCCTCGCGACCGCCGCACCGTGA
- a CDS encoding ArsR/SmtB family transcription factor, giving the protein MSNMGGVASVEGVDAGVALFRSLGDPARLAIVRRLASGEARVSELAGDLGLAQSTVSSHVACLRDCGLVEGRMEGRRVYYALARPELLEMLAAAEVLLSATGNAVELCPNYGTHAPANAVEAAL; this is encoded by the coding sequence ATGTCGAACATGGGTGGGGTGGCGTCCGTGGAGGGCGTGGACGCGGGGGTTGCGTTGTTCCGGTCACTGGGCGACCCGGCACGGTTGGCGATCGTGCGCCGGTTGGCCTCAGGTGAGGCGCGGGTCTCCGAGCTCGCCGGAGATTTGGGGTTGGCGCAGTCGACGGTGTCCTCGCACGTGGCGTGCCTGCGCGACTGTGGGCTCGTCGAGGGCCGGATGGAGGGGCGGCGGGTGTACTACGCGCTGGCACGCCCGGAGCTGTTGGAGATGCTCGCGGCGGCCGAGGTGCTGTTGTCCGCGACGGGGAACGCGGTGGAGCTGTGCCCGAATTACGGCACGCACGCCCCGGCGAACGCGGTGGAGGCGGCGCTGTGA